The nucleotide sequence gtttaaaaattaaacaacttttgtttaaaaaatcaacaacttttgtttaaaaattcaacaaatttgtttgcaatacacaaggcttcacactatattAGTGTTAAAAAtcatgatcaaactataatagtgttaatttttgatcatgtgaatgtgacaaaaaataccataaagttgtgtattttttcacactataataatgtgaaaaactgtaatcatactataatagtggtaatttttagaatttgtcaaacagttttaaatcacgaaacattgttgaatatattttatgattataacagtgagaaattttacacagatcgcaattaaataattaatttatccaatttcacaccattatagtgttaaaatttacaccttttataaattaaacaacattgttgaaaatttttcaactataatagtggtaattttcaatcacgtgacaataaattaccaaaatgttgtgcattttttaaacatttttaaattaaacaactaaaatggtcgattttgcactattatagtagtaaacttttacacatttttttactgtgtaggctaactaatatttaatagaaatgtgtaagtctcttaggaaaaataaaagaaaactcacattattcgaaggcatgaacgtttgaagggagagtacttaaCCCTATCTTTAGAAAATGTTAAAACGAACActggcttcgtattcaaagaatccaaatcatttaggaattattcaccagtgcataaatttcggaaaataaataggtaaaaattgatatctgttttaaggaaaatatttcaaaaacagggctagaaatttgaatattttttactttcttaattccttgttcgaattctaggAAACTTAAGACATTGAAAAAGGTCAATGGAGGCTATAAGGAAAAAATTTtcagccgctatctcttttatctttgaagatattgaattttaaaattttcaatttgtgactttttgcctcagtttcccctactgaGCTTcatcattaaatttaatttaatttaaaaaccaaaaaacaactctattaattttgttttctagACTTCatcatatttttgcaaataatttaaagaagttttaaatttgaataagcTTGATTTGTGGGCCCATTTAAAATccacaaattttaaatatttagtttaaatatttgctctttttaaataattaaagatCAGTATGAATTACAAACTGATTCATTTCTATTTCAACTCACCCAGTTCTAGCAAAGTTCACCCAAAGGCTGGTCATAAGCTTCCTCATTTTGATGTCATTCTCTGTAGGAATGGCACTTATAAAGAGTTCTTTCCCGATGGGAAAAAGATACTGGAGTTCTTCAGCATGGCAAACTCCATAATAATTCTCCCTGCCTCCCTTGAAAATCTCTGTGAAACTCGCTGATCCTTTGTGAGCAAACAGATAGACAAAAGTAGGTCCAACACGCTTTCCTTTGCTCTTTGTCAGTCTGATCCGGAGGTATTCATCGAATCCTGCCACAAACCATGCGTCAGAATATAGATTTGTGAGATTCTGATTAGTTTCAGGAATAAGCTTCCTGTTGGCGAAATAAAACTCGCTGATTGCAGCAGTAATTTCTTTCTGACGATCCACGGAATGATGGTCATAATTGAGGGAAATGGGAAGAGCTCGTTCCCAATTTGCATTGAGACTCTCTGTGAGTTCTGGAAGATTGATAAGAGATGCAGTTTTCAATGCCCCTTCATCCATGGTTACCCCTGAGAGCCATGGCAAGGAGAGTCCATGTGGATCGAACTCCTCTCGGGGATGTTTTGTAATAAAAGCCTCTGGATGGTCAGGTTCGACGACAGGAACAAAGGGAATCATTGGATCTGTATCCCATTCCTGGAAAAGAAGGAGTAAATGGGATAAATATTCATAATCTTTGTAATGTAAATTGGATGTAACTTACAAAGAATTCATAGAACTTGGCAGTGATTTCCTCTGCAGATTTTTTCCTAAGGCACTCAATCAGACCATTAGTATCAGTGCATCCTAACATTTTCCCGAGACGGTATGCCCTCTCCTCAGCCACATCTTTGTGAGCTGGCTGAGCCCAAGCACAGAGATTTGTGCCTGATTGACTGATAACACGGTGGAAGAGACCTTTAGTCTGTGGAGACATCATCATATACGTCCCAGAAGCTCCACCAGCGCTCTCTCCGAACACTGTTACTGAATCCCGATTCCCGCCAAAAGCTGCGATATTTTCGCGGATCCAGCGAAGCACCAGAACCTGATCCTTCAGACCAAAATTTCCTGGACACTCAAGATTTCCTGTACTGAGGAATCCCAAAGGACCTAGACGAAAATTGGCTGCGACATAGATGACTTTGTGGTCCATGAGGAAGTCTGGTCCATAGAAGTAACTCACGCCACTGCCACATTGCCATCCACCACCGTGGAAGAACACCATCACGGGAAGGACTTCATTCTGAGGTCCTTCAGGAGTATAGACATTGAGATAGAGACAATCTTCGCTTCCAGACATTTCCATATCTCGTCTATAAGGATCTCTTTGAGTGCACAGAGGTGAATCTGTCACTACCTGACGTTCTCCTGACCATCCTGTTTTAGGTACTGGAGCCTAAAAAGACATTACCTAATTAAAATACCTAACgtatgataggggaaagtacgctacattcggacgactcaagcttcggataattattttttttctctatgttccttaaaGATTTCATCCTAAGCTTttct is from Phlebotomus papatasi isolate M1 chromosome 1, Ppap_2.1, whole genome shotgun sequence and encodes:
- the LOC129799862 gene encoding juvenile hormone esterase, encoding MISRSVFALFCAICMVSGRTSDELKVKLSHEGVVVGRHLVSHDGNGIRAFMGIPYAEPPLGNLRFRAPVPKTGWSGERQVVTDSPLCTQRDPYRRDMEMSGSEDCLYLNVYTPEGPQNEVLPVMVFFHGGGWQCGSGVSYFYGPDFLMDHKVIYVAANFRLGPLGFLSTGNLECPGNFGLKDQVLVLRWIRENIAAFGGNRDSVTVFGESAGGASGTYMMMSPQTKGLFHRVISQSGTNLCAWAQPAHKDVAEERAYRLGKMLGCTDTNGLIECLRKKSAEEITAKFYEFFEWDTDPMIPFVPVVEPDHPEAFITKHPREEFDPHGLSLPWLSGVTMDEGALKTASLINLPELTESLNANWERALPISLNYDHHSVDRQKEITAAISEFYFANRKLIPETNQNLTNLYSDAWFVAGFDEYLRIRLTKSKGKRVGPTFVYLFAHKGSASFTEIFKGGRENYYGVCHAEELQYLFPIGKELFISAIPTENDIKMRKLMTSLWVNFARTGNPTPKDSGLPFEWKETKGYPIDYLRIGRMDDEDKPLATMERGLFEERINFWRKLAAHHAADYDNSIRDEL